In the genome of Neodiprion pinetum isolate iyNeoPine1 chromosome 2, iyNeoPine1.2, whole genome shotgun sequence, one region contains:
- the LOC124212800 gene encoding uncharacterized protein isoform X2, translating into MWRRILMSIAFTANLCLAQDYEVSEIQCSLAGSGSDLLTAKIRRPVGFKGAPLFADDRAANPLTDPSCQIRPDPTDPQEDNYLLKVTDFSRCGILKRNEFIHLRVWFPAFPGVVMLADQELILMCRPPEPTLLRHKAAGFAGTFPHGARVSGVVEETPGRLEYEVALYREAVGNASDPNAASQTVDQAVPIGTKLQLRARISSESAWGHIKLLEVTVSPDPDEPHAPGSVALVKDGCRNRDFASIIPHQPARYRGKKNEVFLDFEAFLLSSMRERSTLWIHSQIKACMEAQDCQPEFCLDLFEPAGHGKRRRRSLEPDVQLPSAQKLVKKFNDSVPFTKFKENIEYTVLMPGDLYEKVAGLEGSCGSFFYLASGLGVLLVFSAFIMCYLASRLHSVTSGATHNKTIDDLVRERARKFSETQGYTGRSTVQ; encoded by the exons ATGTGGAGGAGGATTTTAATGTCGATCGCTTTCACG GCGAACCTGTGCCTAGCTCAAGACTATGAAGTTTCGGAAATTCAATGCAGTCTCGCAGGCTCGGGTTCCGATTTGTTGACTGCCAAGATACGCCGTCCCGTTGGCTTCAAAGGCGCCCCATTATTCGCGGACGACAGAGCAGCGAATCCGCTCACGGATCCGAGCTGCCAAATTAGACCGGATCCCACCGACCCACAAGAGGATAACTACCTTCTCAAGGTCACGGACTTCTCCCGTTGCGGTATTCTCAAGAGAAAC GAATTCATCCATCTCAGAGTATGGTTCCCGGCTTTCCCAGGCGTTGTGATGCTAGCTGATCAAGAACTGATCCTGATGTGTAGACCTCCTGAGCCAACGCTGCTGCGACACAAAGCCGCGGGCTTTGCTGGAACGTT CCCCCACGGAGCCCGGGTTTCCGGTGTTGTCGAGGAGACACCCGGCCGGTTGGAGTACGAGGTCGCTTTGTACCGAGAGGCGGTGGGAAACGCTTCCGATCCTAATGCCGCCTCCCAGACGGTCGACCAGGCGGTTCCGATCGGTACAAAGCTGCAATTGCGGGCGAGAATAAGCTCCGAAAGCGCCTGGGGGCACATCAAGCTCCTCGAGGTGACCGTCAGCCCCGATCCCGACGAGCCCCACGCCCCAGGAAGCGTAGCCCTGGTCAAGGACGGCTGCAGGAACAGGGACTTTGCCTCGATAATTCCACACCAGCCAGCGAGGTACCGGGGGAAGAAGAACGAGGTCTTTCTCGACTTCGAGGCGTTCCTCCTTAGCTCGATGAGGGAAAGGTCCACCCTCTGGATACATTCGCAGATCAAGGCGTGCATGGAGGCTCAAGACTGCCAGCCA GAATTTTGTCTGGACCTGTTCGAGCCTGCCGGACACGGTAAAAGAAGAAGGCGTTCTTTGGAACCGGATGTGCAATTACCCAGCGCTCAAAAGCTCGTTAAGAAGTTCAACGATTCTGTACCGTTCACAAAATTCAAGGAAAACATTGAGTACACAGTTTTGATGCCAGGCG ATCTGTACGAGAAAGTAGCGGGACTTGAAGGCAGTTGCGGTAGTTTTTTTTACCTTGCTTCCGGTCTTGGAGTGCTTCTCGTGTTCTCCGCGTTCATTATGTGTTACCTGGCATCGCGACTTCACAGCGTAACTTCCGGTGCAACGCATAACAAGACTATCGACGACCTCGTCAGAGAACGTgcgcgaaaattttccgaaacgCAGGGGTATACGGGACGTTCAACGGtgcaataa
- the LOC124212800 gene encoding uncharacterized protein isoform X1 yields MWRRILMSIAFTANLCLAQDYEVSEIQCSLAGSGSDLLTAKIRRPVGFKGAPLFADDRAANPLTDPSCQIRPDPTDPQEDNYLLKVTDFSRCGILKRNEFIHLRVWFPAFPGVVMLADQELILMCRPPEPTLLRHKAAGFAGTFPHGARVSGVVEETPGRLEYEVALYREAVGNASDPNAASQTVDQAVPIGTKLQLRARISSESAWGHIKLLEVTVSPDPDEPHAPGSVALVKDGCRNRDFASIIPHQPARYRGKKNEVFLDFEAFLLSSMRERSTLWIHSQIKACMEAQDCQPSSQEFCLDLFEPAGHGKRRRRSLEPDVQLPSAQKLVKKFNDSVPFTKFKENIEYTVLMPGDLYEKVAGLEGSCGSFFYLASGLGVLLVFSAFIMCYLASRLHSVTSGATHNKTIDDLVRERARKFSETQGYTGRSTVQ; encoded by the exons ATGTGGAGGAGGATTTTAATGTCGATCGCTTTCACG GCGAACCTGTGCCTAGCTCAAGACTATGAAGTTTCGGAAATTCAATGCAGTCTCGCAGGCTCGGGTTCCGATTTGTTGACTGCCAAGATACGCCGTCCCGTTGGCTTCAAAGGCGCCCCATTATTCGCGGACGACAGAGCAGCGAATCCGCTCACGGATCCGAGCTGCCAAATTAGACCGGATCCCACCGACCCACAAGAGGATAACTACCTTCTCAAGGTCACGGACTTCTCCCGTTGCGGTATTCTCAAGAGAAAC GAATTCATCCATCTCAGAGTATGGTTCCCGGCTTTCCCAGGCGTTGTGATGCTAGCTGATCAAGAACTGATCCTGATGTGTAGACCTCCTGAGCCAACGCTGCTGCGACACAAAGCCGCGGGCTTTGCTGGAACGTT CCCCCACGGAGCCCGGGTTTCCGGTGTTGTCGAGGAGACACCCGGCCGGTTGGAGTACGAGGTCGCTTTGTACCGAGAGGCGGTGGGAAACGCTTCCGATCCTAATGCCGCCTCCCAGACGGTCGACCAGGCGGTTCCGATCGGTACAAAGCTGCAATTGCGGGCGAGAATAAGCTCCGAAAGCGCCTGGGGGCACATCAAGCTCCTCGAGGTGACCGTCAGCCCCGATCCCGACGAGCCCCACGCCCCAGGAAGCGTAGCCCTGGTCAAGGACGGCTGCAGGAACAGGGACTTTGCCTCGATAATTCCACACCAGCCAGCGAGGTACCGGGGGAAGAAGAACGAGGTCTTTCTCGACTTCGAGGCGTTCCTCCTTAGCTCGATGAGGGAAAGGTCCACCCTCTGGATACATTCGCAGATCAAGGCGTGCATGGAGGCTCAAGACTGCCAGCCA TCTTCACAGGAATTTTGTCTGGACCTGTTCGAGCCTGCCGGACACGGTAAAAGAAGAAGGCGTTCTTTGGAACCGGATGTGCAATTACCCAGCGCTCAAAAGCTCGTTAAGAAGTTCAACGATTCTGTACCGTTCACAAAATTCAAGGAAAACATTGAGTACACAGTTTTGATGCCAGGCG ATCTGTACGAGAAAGTAGCGGGACTTGAAGGCAGTTGCGGTAGTTTTTTTTACCTTGCTTCCGGTCTTGGAGTGCTTCTCGTGTTCTCCGCGTTCATTATGTGTTACCTGGCATCGCGACTTCACAGCGTAACTTCCGGTGCAACGCATAACAAGACTATCGACGACCTCGTCAGAGAACGTgcgcgaaaattttccgaaacgCAGGGGTATACGGGACGTTCAACGGtgcaataa
- the LOC124212799 gene encoding uncharacterized protein isoform X1: MSFRDRDRGDRRGGSRGGSRFGGRDSGGGGRFGSGGGGGGRDTGRDNGFGGNSFKNKQPGERLRKPRWDMSSLQPFSKDFYQPHPNVLGRSLHMVEIYRSDKEITVKGSNIPGPNIYFEEGGFPDYVLNEIRKQGFSQPTAIQAQGWPIALSGRDMVGIAQTGSGKTLAYILPAIVHINNQPRLQRNDGPVALVLAPTRELAQQIQQVAADFGSTSQVRNTCIFGGAPKGPQARDLERGVEICIATPGRLIDFLERGTTNLRRCTYLVLDEADRMLDMGFEPQIRKIVEQIRPDRQTLMWSATWPKEVRNLAEEFLTDYIQINIGSLQLAANHNILQIVDVCEEYEKEGKLMKLLEEISNEPENKTIIFVETKRKVDDITRAINRFGWQAIGIHGDKSQQERDYVLNQFRGSRSAILVATDVAARGLDVEDVKFVINLDYPSNSEDYVHRIGRTGRSQRTGTAYAFFTPGNAHKANDLIQVLEEAKQVVNPKLYELSRNPGVYKRGRFGGRSGGGSSGGRGGGGSRGSRGGRDGGDRGGRFDRGSNTGDRSGKWSSGGGGSYGSKSFGHNSYTSNASGGGSYGHNNGSSSYSGGGGGGSGSGSGYRHQNGY; this comes from the exons AT GTCATTCCGAGACAGGGATCGTGGAGACAGACGAGGAGGGAGCAGAGGAGGGAGCAGATTTGGGGGTAGAGACAGCGGTGGGGGAGGCCGATTTGGAAGCggtggaggaggtggaggaagAGACACAGGTCGGGACAATGGATTTGGGGGTAATTCATTCAAAAACAAGCAGCCCGGTGAGCGCCTGCGCAAACCGAGATGGGACATGAGTTCCCTGCAGCCGTTCAGCAAGGACTTTTACCAGCCACACCCCAATGTCTTGGGAAGGAGTCTGCACATGGTTGAAATATATCGTTCAGATAAAGAAATAACCGTAAAAGGATCCAACATTCCAGGACCAAACATATATTTCGAGGAGGGTGGCTTCCCTGACTATGTTTTAAACGAAATTCGCAAACAAGGCTTCAGCCAACCCACTGCAATCCAAGCTCAGGGATGGCCAATTGCACTCTCCGGCCGCGACATGGTTGGAATCGCTCAAACTGGCTCGGGAAAAACACTTGCCTATATCCTGCCTGCTATTGTCCACATAAACAACCAGCCACGTCTTCAGCGCAACGACGGACCTGTCGCACTGGTTCTAGCACCGACCAGGGAACTTGCTCAACAAATTCAGCAGGTCGCTGCTGATTTCGGAAGCACATCTCAAGTCCGAAACACTTGCATATTTGGAGGTGCGCCAAAGGGGCCGCAGGCCAGAGACCTGGAAAGAGGTGTTGAGATATGCATTGCAACTCCGGGGAGATTGATAGACTTTTTGGAAAGAGGGACTACGAATCTCCGCAGGTGTACCTATCTTGTGCTCGATGAAGCTGACAGGATGCTTGACATGGGATTTGAGCCACAGATTAGGAAAATCGTCGAGCAAATCAGACCCGACAGACAGACTCTCATGTGGTCTGCCACATGGCCCAAAGAGGTCCGCAACCTGGCCGAAGAGTTTCTGACAGATTACATTCAGATTAATATTGGGTCTCTTCAGCTCGCTGCTAATCACAATATACTTCAAATCGTCGACGTTTGTGAGGAGTACGAAAAGGAAGGAAAGCTCATGAAGCTCCTTGAAGAAATTTCTAACGAACCTGAAAATAAGACTATTATCTTTGTCGAAACTAAGAGAAAGGTTGACGACATTACAAGAGCTATCAACAGGTTTGGATGGCAGGCAATCGGCATTCACGGTGATAAAAGTCAACAAGAACGTGATTATGTTTTAAATC AATTCCGGGGCAGTAGGTCTGCAATTTTAGTCGCAACTGACGTGGCAGCTAGAGGCTTAG ATGTCGAAGATGTGAAATTTGTGATAAATCTGGACTATCCTTCGAATTCTGAGGACTACGTACATCGCATTGGTCGCACTGGTCGTTCCCAGAGAACTGGTACAGCATATGCCTTCTTTACACCTGGCAATGCGCATAAGGCTAATGACCTTATCCAAGTCCTAGAGGAGGCAAAGCAGGTCGTCAATCCAAAGCTGTATGAGCTTTCACGAAATCCCGGAGTTTATAAAA GGGGAAGATTCGGAGGTCGTAGCGGAGGTGGTAGTTCGGGAGGTCGTGGTGGAGGCGGATCGCGAGGTTCGCGCGGTGGTCGCGACGGTGGAGATAGAGGAGGCAGATTTGATCGTGGCAGTAATACAGGTGACAGATCAGGGAAATGGAGTAGTGGAGGAG GTGGGAGCTACGGCAGTAAATCATTCGGTCATAACAGCTATACCAGCAATGCCAGTGGGGGAGGTAGCTACGGTCACAATAACGGGAGCAGCAGTTATAGCggaggtggtggtggtggtagcGGAAGTGGTAGTGGTTACAGGCACCAAAACGGTTATTAA
- the Pect gene encoding ethanolamine-phosphate cytidylyltransferase isoform X1 encodes MTEETKEEVRVWCDGCYDMVHFGHANSLRQAKALGDYLVVGVHTDAEITKHKGPPVFTQEERYKMVRGIKWVDEVVEGAPYVTTLETLDKHGCAFCVHGDDITMTADGVDTYHLVKSCGRYKEVERTAGVSTTDLVGRMLLMTRQHFRQGDSEYSVDREPSKSMGQDRTARSPWTGCSQFLPTTQKIIQFSDGKVPQPGDKIVYVAGAFDLFHVGHLDFLKEAKKEGDYLIVGLHTDPAVNRYKGSNYPIMNLHERVLSVLACKYVNEVVIGAPYEVTKELMEHFNVSVVCHGQTPIMPCENGSDPYAEPKLQNKFKPLNSGSDMTTERIVERIILHRLEFEDRNLKKEKKELAAYEAFVKSKSENIEMAG; translated from the exons ATGACGGAAGAAACGAAAGAGGAGGTTCGGGTCTGGTGCGACGGATG CTATGACATGGTACACTTTGGTCATGCGAATTCCTTACGTCAGGCCAAAGCCTTAGGGGATTATTTGGTAGTTGGAGTTCACACAGATGCTGAGATAACTAAACATAAAGGACCGCCAGTATTTACCCAGGAAGAACg TTACAAAATGGTAAGAGGGATAAAATGGGTTGACGAAGTAGTGGAAGGTGCGCCGTATGTAACCACGTTGGAAACATTGGACAAACATGGCTGCGCATTTTGTGTTCATGGTGATGATATTACGATGACCGCAGATGGAGTAGACACTTATCACCTCGTAAAAAGCTGTGGGCGTTACAA AGAGGTCGAAAGAACTGCTGGTGTGTCAACGACAGATTTAGTGGGTCGAATGTTGCTGATGACCCGCCAGCATTTCAGACAAGGCGACAGTGAATACAGTGTGGATAGAGAACCAAGTAAGAGTATGGGACAGGACAGAACCGCTCGAAGTCCATGGACAGGCTGTTCGCAGTTCCTACCAACAACTCAAAAGATAATTCAGTTCAGCGATGGTAAGGTTCCACAGCCGGGCGACAAGATCGTCTATGTCGCTGGCGCCTTCGATCTGTTCCATGTGGGGCATCTCGATTTCTTGAAGGAAGCTAAGAAGGAGGGCGACTATCTCATTGTTGGGCTGCACACTGATCCCGCGGTGAACAGATACAAAGGAAGCAATTATCCTATTATGAACCTTCATGAAAGAGTTCTCAGCGTCTTGGCATGCAAG TATGTAAATGAGGTGGTGATTGGGGCACCGTACGAAGTCACCAAGGAGTTGATGGAGCATTTTAATGTGTCTGTTGTCTGCCACGGCCAAACACCGATAATGCCATGTGAAAACGGATCCGATCCGTATGCAGAGCCGAAATTGCAGAACAAGTTCAAACCGTTGAACAGCGGTAGCGATATGACGACGGAGAGAATAGTCGAAAGAATTATACTTCACAG ATTGGAATTCGAGGACAGAAATttaaagaaggaaaagaaagagcTAGCTGCTTACGAGGCTTTTGTAAAATCGAAATCAGAGAATATTGAGATGGCTGGATAA
- the LOC124212799 gene encoding uncharacterized protein isoform X2: protein MSFRDRDRGDRRGGSRGGSRFGGRDSGGGGRFGSGGGGGGRDTGRDNGFGGNSFKNKQPGERLRKPRWDMSSLQPFSKDFYQPHPNVLGRSLHMVEIYRSDKEITVKGSNIPGPNIYFEEGGFPDYVLNEIRKQGFSQPTAIQAQGWPIALSGRDMVGIAQTGSGKTLAYILPAIVHINNQPRLQRNDGPVALVLAPTRELAQQIQQVAADFGSTSQVRNTCIFGGAPKGPQARDLERGVEICIATPGRLIDFLERGTTNLRRCTYLVLDEADRMLDMGFEPQIRKIVEQIRPDRQTLMWSATWPKEVRNLAEEFLTDYIQINIGSLQLAANHNILQIVDVCEEYEKEGKLMKLLEEISNEPENKTIIFVETKRKVDDITRAINRFGWQAIGIHGDKSQQERDYVLNQFRGSRSAILVATDVAARGLDVEDVKFVINLDYPSNSEDYVHRIGRTGRSQRTGTAYAFFTPGNAHKANDLIQVLEEAKQVVNPKLYELSRNPGVYKRGRFGGRSGGGSSGGRGGGGSRGSRGGRDGGDRGGRFDRGSNTGGSYGSKSFGHNSYTSNASGGGSYGHNNGSSSYSGGGGGGSGSGSGYRHQNGY, encoded by the exons AT GTCATTCCGAGACAGGGATCGTGGAGACAGACGAGGAGGGAGCAGAGGAGGGAGCAGATTTGGGGGTAGAGACAGCGGTGGGGGAGGCCGATTTGGAAGCggtggaggaggtggaggaagAGACACAGGTCGGGACAATGGATTTGGGGGTAATTCATTCAAAAACAAGCAGCCCGGTGAGCGCCTGCGCAAACCGAGATGGGACATGAGTTCCCTGCAGCCGTTCAGCAAGGACTTTTACCAGCCACACCCCAATGTCTTGGGAAGGAGTCTGCACATGGTTGAAATATATCGTTCAGATAAAGAAATAACCGTAAAAGGATCCAACATTCCAGGACCAAACATATATTTCGAGGAGGGTGGCTTCCCTGACTATGTTTTAAACGAAATTCGCAAACAAGGCTTCAGCCAACCCACTGCAATCCAAGCTCAGGGATGGCCAATTGCACTCTCCGGCCGCGACATGGTTGGAATCGCTCAAACTGGCTCGGGAAAAACACTTGCCTATATCCTGCCTGCTATTGTCCACATAAACAACCAGCCACGTCTTCAGCGCAACGACGGACCTGTCGCACTGGTTCTAGCACCGACCAGGGAACTTGCTCAACAAATTCAGCAGGTCGCTGCTGATTTCGGAAGCACATCTCAAGTCCGAAACACTTGCATATTTGGAGGTGCGCCAAAGGGGCCGCAGGCCAGAGACCTGGAAAGAGGTGTTGAGATATGCATTGCAACTCCGGGGAGATTGATAGACTTTTTGGAAAGAGGGACTACGAATCTCCGCAGGTGTACCTATCTTGTGCTCGATGAAGCTGACAGGATGCTTGACATGGGATTTGAGCCACAGATTAGGAAAATCGTCGAGCAAATCAGACCCGACAGACAGACTCTCATGTGGTCTGCCACATGGCCCAAAGAGGTCCGCAACCTGGCCGAAGAGTTTCTGACAGATTACATTCAGATTAATATTGGGTCTCTTCAGCTCGCTGCTAATCACAATATACTTCAAATCGTCGACGTTTGTGAGGAGTACGAAAAGGAAGGAAAGCTCATGAAGCTCCTTGAAGAAATTTCTAACGAACCTGAAAATAAGACTATTATCTTTGTCGAAACTAAGAGAAAGGTTGACGACATTACAAGAGCTATCAACAGGTTTGGATGGCAGGCAATCGGCATTCACGGTGATAAAAGTCAACAAGAACGTGATTATGTTTTAAATC AATTCCGGGGCAGTAGGTCTGCAATTTTAGTCGCAACTGACGTGGCAGCTAGAGGCTTAG ATGTCGAAGATGTGAAATTTGTGATAAATCTGGACTATCCTTCGAATTCTGAGGACTACGTACATCGCATTGGTCGCACTGGTCGTTCCCAGAGAACTGGTACAGCATATGCCTTCTTTACACCTGGCAATGCGCATAAGGCTAATGACCTTATCCAAGTCCTAGAGGAGGCAAAGCAGGTCGTCAATCCAAAGCTGTATGAGCTTTCACGAAATCCCGGAGTTTATAAAA GGGGAAGATTCGGAGGTCGTAGCGGAGGTGGTAGTTCGGGAGGTCGTGGTGGAGGCGGATCGCGAGGTTCGCGCGGTGGTCGCGACGGTGGAGATAGAGGAGGCAGATTTGATCGTGGCAGTAATACAG GTGGGAGCTACGGCAGTAAATCATTCGGTCATAACAGCTATACCAGCAATGCCAGTGGGGGAGGTAGCTACGGTCACAATAACGGGAGCAGCAGTTATAGCggaggtggtggtggtggtagcGGAAGTGGTAGTGGTTACAGGCACCAAAACGGTTATTAA
- the Pect gene encoding ethanolamine-phosphate cytidylyltransferase isoform X2 encodes MTEETKEEVRVWCDGCYDMVHFGHANSLRQAKALGDYLVVGVHTDAEITKHKGPPVFTQEERYKMVRGIKWVDEVVEGAPYVTTLETLDKHGCAFCVHGDDITMTADGVDTYHLVKSCGRYKEVERTAGVSTTDLVGRMLLMTRQHFRQGDSEYSVDREPSKSMGQDRTARSPWTGCSQFLPTTQKIIQFSDGKVPQPGDKIVYVAGAFDLFHVGHLDFLKEAKKEGDYLIVGLHTDPAVNRYKGSNYPIMNLHERVLSVLACKYVNEVVIGAPYEVTKELMEHFNVSVVCHGQTPIMPCENGSDPYAEPKLQNKFKPLNSGSDMTTERIVERIILHRSEELFSVIKTLTVDKT; translated from the exons ATGACGGAAGAAACGAAAGAGGAGGTTCGGGTCTGGTGCGACGGATG CTATGACATGGTACACTTTGGTCATGCGAATTCCTTACGTCAGGCCAAAGCCTTAGGGGATTATTTGGTAGTTGGAGTTCACACAGATGCTGAGATAACTAAACATAAAGGACCGCCAGTATTTACCCAGGAAGAACg TTACAAAATGGTAAGAGGGATAAAATGGGTTGACGAAGTAGTGGAAGGTGCGCCGTATGTAACCACGTTGGAAACATTGGACAAACATGGCTGCGCATTTTGTGTTCATGGTGATGATATTACGATGACCGCAGATGGAGTAGACACTTATCACCTCGTAAAAAGCTGTGGGCGTTACAA AGAGGTCGAAAGAACTGCTGGTGTGTCAACGACAGATTTAGTGGGTCGAATGTTGCTGATGACCCGCCAGCATTTCAGACAAGGCGACAGTGAATACAGTGTGGATAGAGAACCAAGTAAGAGTATGGGACAGGACAGAACCGCTCGAAGTCCATGGACAGGCTGTTCGCAGTTCCTACCAACAACTCAAAAGATAATTCAGTTCAGCGATGGTAAGGTTCCACAGCCGGGCGACAAGATCGTCTATGTCGCTGGCGCCTTCGATCTGTTCCATGTGGGGCATCTCGATTTCTTGAAGGAAGCTAAGAAGGAGGGCGACTATCTCATTGTTGGGCTGCACACTGATCCCGCGGTGAACAGATACAAAGGAAGCAATTATCCTATTATGAACCTTCATGAAAGAGTTCTCAGCGTCTTGGCATGCAAG TATGTAAATGAGGTGGTGATTGGGGCACCGTACGAAGTCACCAAGGAGTTGATGGAGCATTTTAATGTGTCTGTTGTCTGCCACGGCCAAACACCGATAATGCCATGTGAAAACGGATCCGATCCGTATGCAGAGCCGAAATTGCAGAACAAGTTCAAACCGTTGAACAGCGGTAGCGATATGACGACGGAGAGAATAGTCGAAAGAATTATACTTCACAG GTCGGAGGAGCTATTTTCAGTTATCAAAACCTTAACTGTagataaaacataa
- the vnc gene encoding N-alpha-acetyltransferase 11 encodes MSINIRCATTEDLLNMQHCNLQCLPENYQMKYYLYHALSWPQLSYVAEDEKRRIVGYVLAKMEEDCEDNPHGHITSLAVKRSHRRLGIAQKLMNQASRAMVECFGAKYVSLHVRRSNRAALNLYTSSLQFEVSEVEPKYYADGEDAYAMKRDLSSFHQEKNHAKDKIAKDGTAHTHSGGCCDYEHS; translated from the coding sequence ATGTCAATAAACATACGTTGTGCCACGACGGAGGATTTGCTGAACATGCAGCACTGTAATCTTCAGTGTTTGCCAGAAAATTATCAGATGAAGTACTACCTCTACCACGCTCTCTCTTGGCCACAACTTAGCTACGTTGCGGAGGATGAAAAGCGTCGAATAGTTGGCTATGTACTGGCGAAGATGGAAGAGGACTGTGAGGACAATCCCCATGGGCACATAACTAGCTTGGCTGTAAAGAGGTCACACAGAAGGCTGGGCATTGCTCAGAAGCTGATGAATCAGGCATCAAGAGCGATGGTAGAGTGCTTTGGAGCGAAGTACGTTTCTCTTCACGTTAGGAGAAGCAACAGAGCTGCCTTGAATCTCTACACAAGCAGTCTGCAGTTTGAGGTCTCTGAAGTTGAGCCAAAATATTACGCAGACGGCGAGGACGCTTATGCAATGAAAAGGGACCTAAGCAGTTTtcatcaagaaaaaaatcatgcgAAGGATAAAATCGCCAAAGACGGAACAGCGCACACCCATTCTGGTGGATGCTGTGATTACGAACACTCTTGA